In Palaemon carinicauda isolate YSFRI2023 unplaced genomic scaffold, ASM3689809v2 scaffold2195, whole genome shotgun sequence, the following are encoded in one genomic region:
- the LOC137636055 gene encoding foot protein 1 variant 2-like, with translation MIVLSYLKRPMVVVSYWKRPMVVVSYWKRPMVVVSYWKHPMVVVSNWKRPMVVVSYWKRPMVVVSYWKRPMVVVSYWERPMVVLSYWKRPMVVVSYWERPMVVVSYWKRPMVVVSYWKRPMVVLSYWKRPMVVLFYWKRPMVVLSYWKSPMVVVSYWKRPMFVVSYWKRPMVVVSYWKRPMVVLCYWKRPMVVLFYWKSPMVVVSYWKRPMFVVSYWKRPMVVVSFWKRPMVVVSFWKRPFVVLSYWKRPMVVLSYWKRPMIVLSYWKRPMVVLSYWERSMVVISYWKCPMVVVSYWEPPIVVVSFWKRPMVVVSYWKRPMGVLSY, from the coding sequence atgatTGTGTTATCCTATTTGAAACGTCCTATGGTTgtcgtatcctattggaaacgtcccatggttgtcgtatcctattggaaacgtcccatggttGTCGTATCCTATTGGAAACACCCCATGGTTGTGGtatccaattggaaacgtcccatggttgtggtatcctactggaaacgtcccatggttgtggtatcctattggaaacgtcccatggttGTCGTATCCTATTGGGAACGTCCAATGGTTGTcttatcctattggaaacgtcccatggttgtggtatcctattgggaacgtcccatgGTTgtcgtatcctattggaaacgtcccatggttgtggtatcctattggaaacgtcctatgGTTGTcctatcctattggaaacgtcccatggttGTGTTATTTTATTGGAAACGCCCCATGGTTGTCTtatcctattggaaaagtcccatGGTTgtcgtatcctattggaaacgccccatGTTTgtcgtatcctattggaaacgtcccatggttgtggtatcctattggaaacgtcctatgGTTGTCCtatgctattggaaacgtcccatggttGTGTTATTTTATTGGAAAAGTCCCATGGTTgtcgtatcctattggaaacgccccatGTTTgtcgtatcctattggaaacgtcccatggtGGTGGTGTccttttggaaacgtcccatggttgtggtatccttttggaaacgtccctttgTTGTgctatcctattggaaacgtcccatggttgtgttatcctattggaaacgtcccatgattgtgttatcctattggaaacgtcccatggttGTGTTATCCTATTGGGAACGTTCCATGGTTGTCAtatcctattggaaatgtcccatggttgtggtatcctattgggAACCTCCCATAGTTGTCGTATCCTTTTGGAAGCGTCCTATGGTTGTGGtatcttattggaaacgtcccatgggTGTATTATCCTATTGA